The genome window CCGCCACCTTCGGCTTCATCCGCAACGTCGCAATGGCCATGTCCGTAGTGCTCGGGGGTGTGGTGTTCCAGAACAGCATGGACATGCGACAGGACGGTCTCAAGGCTGCGGGGCTGTCCTCGTCGCTATTGGCTGAGTTCTCTGGCACGGAGGCGGCAGCTAATGTTGATGCCGTTCGCGCGGTCCAGGATCCAACTCAGCGACACGCTGTGGCGGATGCATATGCGTGGAGTCTTCGTAATATGTGGATTATGTATGCTTGTCTGGCTGCTTGTGGGTTCGTTGCTAGTGTGTTTATCACTCGTCAGCATCTTAGCGAGGAGCATGTGGAGACGAAGACcgggttgaaggagaagcagcccATGTTGGAACAGTAGGTCATTTCCTTGGGAAGGAATGCTATTGTGCTCTTGTGGCCGGTTATCGGGGACATTTTTCTACGTGATAGCGGTTATCGATCGCATTAGAATGATTATCAAAGTTCGTGATTTTTTTCGGTCTATATACCATGCAAGATACtgtgtttctttttttgaagTTGATAGGATACCGTGACAATTACCAGCAAACTGATGTACATACAACACTCCCTAATAGCAATACACCCGAACACTGTCATATgaatcttcttctcatatattaatatagtgtTTGCAATGGTGTTTTTTGCAGACATATCGTCGTCTAATTATTTACACAATATATACAAAACTAACGCCAATTATGGTATCATTAACCGAGCATCAACCATGCCATCAAGCCAATCCAACCCCCAGCAAAAGCAACTGTCACGATGCCCGCTCCCGCGCGGTCTCCCGTGGTGATCGTGCTTAGAATGGTCTTGTCATCGGAGCTGTCATCGGTTCCGGCCGACGgattgctggtgctgttgccTCCCGTGCTGGAAGTCAGCGGTGCAGAcgaggagttgaaggcgaTCATATTCGACGAGAAGACGCTGGTAACGCTCATCTGTTCCTCGAGACCGCTCCAGCCATCCCAGGTACTGTTCCACCATCGCACGCCGCAGGTGTTGTTACCATACCCGGTGCAGGTTGCGGCAGCGCCCTGGGCAGATCCTTGCAGCTTGGGCAGGATTCTGTTGTAGGTGGACGGAACCAGTAGGGCTGTGTAGGCGAGCCAGGCAGAAACGAGACCCTTGAAGATGATTTCGTTGTCGTTACACACCTCTGTCGGTTCACATAGAATCTCCGTTAGGATTTCACCGCCGTGGCTCGAAGGGAAGAACGTGTTCAACGTGCGATTCAGCAGGCCATCGACGGCGTTCATCCATTTGGTGCTGGTACCGTTGGTCTGTGACAGGTTAGGAATTAATCATTTCTCGATGCTGTGGGCTGACCTACGTAATTGTACATGTACGCAGCTCCTCCAAGATAAGCGCCGTAGTTATAGCTCCACTGGTTATCTCCTTGGGTACTGCAGTCGTTTGTCGTCGATGTCGAGTCAGCGACGTTCCAGGTTGAGTTGCTCAACAGCGGCGTCGTGGTCGACCAGTCCCAGATGCGCTCTGCCCAGTCATAGTAGGTCTGGTTGCTAGTATAGCGCGCCAGCCGAGCTGACAGTTGAAACAGACCACCGTTGGAAATGGCGTTTTTCATGGTATAACCCGATTCGTAGGTGTAAATCTGCCACCGCATACCCCCGTCGCAGGTAGAATTATCCCAGCGGGCGACCTGGGTATTGAAGACACCCTGCGCCAGTGAAAGCCAGGAGTATCCATCGCTAGAGTCGGGAAAGTTCAGTTCGGCACCAGTCATAGCGGCCAAACCCCAGAACATTTGATCGTCGTTACCCTGGATGCCTTTATTAGTTGGGCAAGGGACAGTCATTAGGCGAGAAACTCACGATGTAGCTACTCCAGTTCGCCGGCATGTAATCGCAATCGCCCGACTGCCACTGCATGCCCTGGATGACTTCCTGGTTGTAGGTGGAATCCCCCGTGTAGTGATAGTATTGCATGAGCGTCATGAACATGGCGCCACCTTCCCACCAAGTATTGGGGATCTTGCCCGGAATTTCGCCAGATTCATTTCCTTTGTAATGCTTCATCATGCCGTAGGCGGCGGTTGATGCTGCATTCTTGACCGAATCTGTGAACGAGAGCGGTTAGGTTCATCTGCGTTTGGGTTGCGGGGATTGAGCCATCAACCCTATATCAGGCCCGATTAGCTACCACGGATTGTGAATCACATACCCTCGCTGCTGATATCAAGACTGATACCTTGGACCCCAAGTACCGCCAGGGCCAGAATCAGCACACATCGTAGCCACTGATTCCCCGCCATTGGAAAGAAGATCACGACGGCACAATCACAGGATATCGATACAAGATAAGGAACGGAAACCCGAAAGCGAACAGGAGGCAAAGACTAGCGAACCGGGGAAGGCATTTCAACGCCTTTGACTGGATCGGAACTGGTGGGCAAAGAGTTCACCTTATGAGACTGGATTGGCGCCAACAAAAAAGTGACTGCCTAAGCCGGAGTCGTCACCCTCCGCACCAGCGTACGTCAACCAACAATCTGCCATTTCTTGTCCGAATGAATTTTGCATGCCTTAAGTCCGACCTCAATCCAGCTAAGGCTAGCTCGAAATTCTTTTTCCGGTACCTGGTGCGTCACACTATTGATCCAAGAAATATAAGGAGACCAGAATCCCGGTGAGGACCGAGTTTCAGCAGTGTGTTTTCCAGACTATCAATTGGCAGCTGATGAGTATACTCATTTTGATTGCATAATTCGAGGGGGAGAATCCACTCGTTGTCCACAAAGCATTGGACAAGCCTGcgccgaggaagatgccCAGACAAACTGGCATCCAAAATCCGAACTACTGACGAGTCTCTGTGGAGCCCAAGCGAAGCGCGATAACGCTTTCAACCTTTTAGACCGGGAGATTCCACTGCCGATCCACTACCGTGAAGTCGGTTTTACTCGTCGGTTTTTTGGCTTTTTTGCCAGCCCCGATGGATCGCCCCGATTAGTCAGAGGCTTAGCCTCACGTGGCAGTCCATTGGCTGACTCAGCTGATCCTGCATGTCCAAAGGAAACTGACGGATCCTAGCAAATTATTCACGAGAATAAAGCATCAAAGGTAAGGAGTTGATGATTTCGCTATCAGGAAGAGAAATCGGTGTGCCTGTGTGTTAAGGTGATGGTGAAAAACTCCAGTACTGTTTCAGCTCTTCGTCTGCCAGCATCAATTGGATGGCTGGTAGTAGCGTGCATAGTACTATctctgaatatatatttggaGCTAAACACTGCTGCTGGATTGTGTGTATTCAGAGATCTATCACACACTTGATATGATCACGAATTGTATTGCTCCGAGTTCAATTGTGAAACCACTAAGAAAATATTCAGTGGCCGTATGAGAACATAAATAACAGTGTATAAGCGAAGCCGAAGAGGTGAAGATagacggaagaaggagaagaaggtactAGTACGTAGAGGAACCTGATCACCTGACCTTATAGATAGGTCACATTTGGAAGTGACCAACCATTGAAACCGGGACAATTCAATAGATAATGCGGTCATTGAATGACACTTGTTAATCTTTTAAACGCCCGTCATCCCTTGCATTGCGACCCGCATCTCAATGTGCCAGAATGCAAGTGACGGGCCCGGGAAGAGGGCTAAACTTCCGGTAAGGAGGAACTACTACTTCCAAAAATACATCTCCCAGAACAAGAATTGGGATCTCTCCCATGTCCCACAAATGATGTTATCAATGATGAAAAGACCCCTTCTATAGCAGAGCAACGTTGATCtactcctcttctccaacccaaTCAATCTGACGTCGGGCCCTTCCGACCGCCGATCTTAGCGTCGATACTATGACGGCGACTCCCGATGCCCTTCTGGGGTACTTAGATAACAAATCATCACCTCATcccgcccttctcctctcatTCCCCATCTATCAAACCACTCAATTCAACCATTCGGGCAGGTCCCCCTACCTTCAATACTTCTTCCAAACTGTACATTATTTCTTCTTGCAAATAACCCGAAAAAGAACATATACTTCTAACACACAACaatgccaccaccaaccctcaccaccagtccactcctcaacctcacccCCGCTCCCCTCACCCCAGATGCCTTCTCCGATTTCGGCACAGCCATATCATCTCCCCTAGCTCGCAATATCaccactcctccaccagaGAGTACCCTGAAAACGCTATCGCCAGTCCCCGTCCTCGCCAATCAATCCTCTGCCCTGAAGTACAGCCCGATCGGTCCAATGACTGATAATTACTCCACCGCTCCGAGCGGCCGGCCCTCTTCCGCCCGCATGACTATGTTCTCGTGCTTTCCGCGCAAACTCCGCACTGTCGCCCATAAGAATGTGAATGTGTTTGACGTGCGCATTCTGGAAAGACACCCCTACACTACGCAAACTTTCACCCCAATTGATTTGTCGAGTCAGGTGAAGACGTCAGGCGCGGGAggcgaggtggaggaggagccgTTCTACTTGGTTATTGTGGCGCCTTCCTTGAAGGGCACTACGGCTACTGCGAGGACGGACGATGGGAAGACTGTAAAGGTGGTTGATCCGCCGGATCTGAGTCGCTTGAGGGCCTTTGTGGCTAGGGGTGGTCAGGCTGTTACGTATGGGGCGGGAACGTGGCATGCGCCTATGGTGGTTattgggaagaggagggtggattTTGTGGTAGTGCAGTTTGTgaatggggttggggatgaggattgTCAGGAGGTGAGGTTTGGGGAGGGCATCGCTGTAGAAGTATCGGGCGAGGGAACTAAGAAGGCTCTGGCGAAGCTTTGAGAACGGTTGCAGTAAGGGTGGAAGCTTTTGCGGGGTATATGGTTCATTGTACCTTCTTATCAAAATGGCTATTGTACATAGATTGTGAATGATATGACATTACTGATGGTATGGGCAGTTTCAGGCTCCGTTTGCTGTATGTTTTGGTGCCGAGTTCTCATCCCATTGTgggctgttgttgtggttAGAAAATCGCTGACGCACGCTCTTTGCCAGTTCGATGGCCTCCCTGGGTAGTCCGGCCAATTGAGCAACTTTCAATGCATGCGACTCGCGGTTTACACCCTTGCGTAGTCGATGGACGAATGAGAATGATCCAGAAGCGGATTCTTTGACATCGGTGCAGTATCTCCCGAGGGTGTCAAAGTTGTGAGTCATGTCGGCAAGGACATGGAAATGAGTCGCAAACAGTGTCCGGCATTTGTTGTGATAATGCAGGTGATGCAAGCATGCAAAACTGACGGCAGTTCCGTCTTCTGGCGTGGTCCCACGCCCGACCTCGTCCATGATGACAAACGAGCGCGAGGTTGCTTGTTTGAGAATAGCTGCTGTTTCCAGCATCTCCACCATGAATGTAGACTGGTCTCGGAACAGATCATCAGCGGCTCCGATGCGACTGAAGATCTGGTCAACCAAGCCAATCTCTGCGTACGCTGCAGGGACAAATGACCCGACCTGGGCTAGGATAGTGATGAGTGCGTTTTGTCGCAGAAATGTGCTTTTACCTGCCATGTTGGGACCGGTCACAAGCCATATACGCTCTGGGCCTCCGAGAAAGCAATCATTGCTGACAAACCGTCGGCCTTGCTCCTCGAGTCCAAGCTTGACTGTGGGATGACGTCCGCCCACAATCTTGTGACTCGTGCCTTCGTTGAGGATCGGGCGCACTAGTTGCTGTTCCTGTGCCAATGTGGCAAATGAGCATGCGACGTCGAGTTCGTCCATAACGGCTGCATTTCGTCGGATTTTGACAAGATTGAGGATGACCTCCCGTCGCAGATGCTCAAAGAtcacttgttcttcttgacggATCTGAGCCCTCACTTGATCTATCTGACCGCCTAGCTCTGTCCACGCTGGTAAGTAAAACGACCTCGTCGACTTGGTGGCCGAGACATTTCGTGTTACTCCAAGTTCCTCCAATGATTCTTGGGTGATTTTAGCCCCCTTGACATGGCATATGTGACCCAATCCCGGAGTCCACTTGAGTGTTAGCGCAGATGAACCCACCGACTCGCGGAGACGCTGTGTTAGCTCTGATTTTGCTGTGTGTAATTGCTCTAACTCCTGATGAAGTTCACTTAAAGCTTGGCTTGCATCTCGTCTCATGATCCAGGTATCGGCAATCGTCCCCTCATCCGCAGCTGCGTTAGATCGATCACTACTTTTTGTCTTGACTTTCTTCGGTAGTGCAGCCATGTCCTCTGGTATACCCTCATTCAGAGTGACAGACTGTGCTAGAAGTGCTGCCTCTGCAGCTGTGTCGTCTTCAATGcgctgcttctgcagcaGACCCTCCTCGTCAATTGCTGCCAGGATTTTGTCAGCTAAGACTGTAGGCCCATCCATGTGAATTCGGTCGACCATAATTCCAATGCTGCGCTTGGTTTGACTATCAATCTCGCTATGCCACTTCCTTGATAGAACTTGTCGGATTTCTTTAGAGGCTTCAATTGCCCTTGAAAGACAGATCAAATCATCAGGGTCACCCCGACCAAGTGTAAATTTCTGAACTAGACGTTGGGCATCATAACTGCGTTTGAGAAACTGAATCACATTGTCGTGCAGATCACGGTCTTCGATGAATATCGAAACAAGGTCAAGCCGTTCGTTGATTATCGATAGAGAAGTGGAAGGCGACGCTGCCACAATGTTAGACTTTGGAGAATGGTCAAGAGAGATTATTAGGCATACTTAAACGGTCTCTCAGCAAACGTGCTCCGCTCTTGGTAGAGGTCCGCCGCACTGCATGAAGTAGGCTTCCTTTCCCAAAGCCATCACGGGCAGTCTCCAGTATTTCTAGACCTCTCAAGCTATTGCGGTCAATGCTCATTGACTCGTCCAAGTGTcggcgacgaggaggctgAAGCTTCATATTCAAGCCTTGCAATTGAACCCGGATATACTCCAAGAGACTGTACCCGGCGGCAACTTCTTCACGCGTAAACGTTTCTGCGGCGGCGTCTAATACAGGGGCTTCAAGCATAGCTTCCCATCGGGCCATGGGCGCAACCTTTTTCGGAAATTGGAAGAAAGTCATCAATCGTTGGTCGTGTCCAATCAATAACTGCAGCTCCTGTCCGACTACATCCTGGAGACCTTGGTCCACGAGTATCTCTCGGGCGCCAATCCTGGCGATAGCAGACGGTAGCATCTGTGCTGTAGTTACTTGCGTAAAGAAGTCGCCTGTGGAGAGGTCCAACCAGGACAAGCCTACGTTTTGGGATGCGGATAATAGGACGTGCTGTTGCGAGGATGAGGCATCCTGTTGCTTCAACTGCTCCTTCAGCGAAGATTTATCAATGTAGACTGCCAACAAAAAGTTATTTTCGGAAGGATCCATGAACTTCTCATCGATTAATGTGCCAGGTGTGATGATTCTGGCCACCTTACGCTCGAAGAGAAGACCGCCGGATCGGAGCTTGTCTTCTGCGGCATTCGGAAATTCCTCGCTGACAGCCACATACTTGTTCAGATCCTGAACAAGAATCTTTAGGAAACGGTCTAGctggaagaagggaaaaccAGCCATAGGAACAGGGCCGGCACTGGTCTTTTTGGAGGCAAGCTTAAGGTTGAGCAACGGGGCGAACTCTTCAGCTTGCTCAAAATAGAGCTAGGATAAGGTTAGGGATACTCTCAGAAAATCTGTACTCCACGGATTTAGAAGGAGTATAAAGCTGGTAGTCATACCTCGTAGAAGCCGCCTACTCTAGTTAAGATCACGCAATTTTTGAACTTCTGCATATTGTTCCAGTGTCCTTGGACAACAGCCGGATATTTGGGGGcgtcatccaccacctcctgaTAAGGCTGCA of Aspergillus luchuensis IFO 4308 DNA, chromosome 7, nearly complete sequence contains these proteins:
- a CDS encoding glycoside hydrolase family 76 protein (CAZy:GH76;~COG:G;~EggNog:ENOG410PFRH;~InterPro:IPR014480,IPR008928,IPR005198;~PFAM:PF03663;~SECRETED:SignalP(1-22);~TransMembrane:1 (n9-18c22/23o432-454i);~go_function: GO:0008496 - mannan endo-1,6-alpha-mannosidase activity [Evidence IEA];~go_process: GO:0005975 - carbohydrate metabolic process [Evidence IEA];~go_process: GO:0016052 - carbohydrate catabolic process [Evidence IEA]), with protein sequence MAGNQWLRCVLILALAVLGVQGISLDISSEDSVKNAASTAAYGMMKHYKGNESGEIPGKIPNTWWEGGAMFMTLMQYYHYTGDSTYNQEVIQGMQWQSGDCDYMPANWSSYIGNDDQMFWGLAAMTGAELNFPDSSDGYSWLSLAQGVFNTQVARWDNSTCDGGMRWQIYTYESGYTMKNAISNGGLFQLSARLARYTSNQTYYDWAERIWDWSTTTPLLSNSTWNVADSTSTTNDCSTQGDNQWSYNYGAYLGGAAYMYNYTNGTSTKWMNAVDGLLNRTLNTFFPSSHGGEILTEILCEPTEVCNDNEIIFKGLVSAWLAYTALLVPSTYNRILPKLQGSAQGAAATCTGYGNNTCGVRWWNSTWDGWSGLEEQMSVTSVFSSNMIAFNSSSAPLTSSTGGNSTSNPSAGTDDSSDDKTILSTITTGDRAGAGIVTVAFAGGWIGLMAWLMLG
- a CDS encoding ureidoglycolate hydrolase (COG:F;~EggNog:ENOG410PQPV;~InterPro:IPR007247,IPR011051,IPR024060;~PFAM:PF04115;~go_function: GO:0004848 - ureidoglycolate hydrolase activity [Evidence IEA];~go_function: GO:0050385 - ureidoglycolate lyase activity [Evidence IEA];~go_process: GO:0000256 - allantoin catabolic process [Evidence IEA]); the protein is MPPPTLTTSPLLNLTPAPLTPDAFSDFGTAISSPLARNITTPPPESTLKTLSPVPVLANQSSALKYSPIGPMTDNYSTAPSGRPSSARMTMFSCFPRKLRTVAHKNVNVFDVRILERHPYTTQTFTPIDLSSQVKTSGAGGEVEEEPFYLVIVAPSLKGTTATARTDDGKTVKVVDPPDLSRLRAFVARGGQAVTYGAGTWHAPMVVIGKRRVDFVVVQFVNGVGDEDCQEVRFGEGIAVEVSGEGTKKALAKL
- the MSH1 gene encoding mismatch repair ATPase MSH1 (COG:L;~EggNog:ENOG410PFR9;~InterPro:IPR036187,IPR036678,IPR027417,IPR017261, IPR016151,IPR000432,IPR007695,IPR007696,IPR007860;~PFAM:PF05192,PF00488,PF01624;~go_function: GO:0005524 - ATP binding [Evidence IEA];~go_function: GO:0030983 - mismatched DNA binding [Evidence IEA];~go_process: GO:0006298 - mismatch repair [Evidence IEA]); the encoded protein is MMRAHGLHMSYLCQSQARSIARPDIFPPYRCHVHRTICHHARRPSTLLPKVTCYSVPRRGAKTKTTVKLKDLPQGALKLQPYQEVVDDAPKYPAVVQGHWNNMQKFKNCVILTRVGGFYELYFEQAEEFAPLLNLKLASKKTSAGPVPMAGFPFFQLDRFLKILVQDLNKYVAVSEEFPNAAEDKLRSGGLLFERKVARIITPGTLIDEKFMDPSENNFLLAVYIDKSSLKEQLKQQDASSSQQHVLLSASQNVGLSWLDLSTGDFFTQVTTAQMLPSAIARIGAREILVDQGLQDVVGQELQLLIGHDQRLMTFFQFPKKVAPMARWEAMLEAPVLDAAAETFTREEVAAGYSLLEYIRVQLQGLNMKLQPPRRRHLDESMSIDRNSLRGLEILETARDGFGKGSLLHAVRRTSTKSGARLLRDRLTSPSTSLSIINERLDLVSIFIEDRDLHDNVIQFLKRSYDAQRLVQKFTLGRGDPDDLICLSRAIEASKEIRQVLSRKWHSEIDSQTKRSIGIMVDRIHMDGPTVLADKILAAIDEEGLLQKQRIEDDTAAEAALLAQSVTLNEGIPEDMAALPKKVKTKSSDRSNAAADEGTIADTWIMRRDASQALSELHQELEQLHTAKSELTQRLRESVGSSALTLKWTPGLGHICHVKGAKITQESLEELGVTRNVSATKSTRSFYLPAWTELGGQIDQVRAQIRQEEQVIFEHLRREVILNLVKIRRNAAVMDELDVACSFATLAQEQQLVRPILNEGTSHKIVGGRHPTVKLGLEEQGRRFVSNDCFLGGPERIWLVTGPNMAGKSTFLRQNALITILAQVGSFVPAAYAEIGLVDQIFSRIGAADDLFRDQSTFMVEMLETAAILKQATSRSFVIMDEVGRGTTPEDGTAVSFACLHHLHYHNKCRTLFATHFHVLADMTHNFDTLGRYCTDVKESASGSFSFVHRLRKGVNRESHALKVAQLAGLPREAIELAKSVRQRFSNHNNSPQWDENSAPKHTANGA